The region TGGTGGCGGAGCGCTTCGAGAACTGCTCCGTCGGGAGCCGGCTCAAGCTCGCCGGACGCGAGTGGACCGTGGTGGGGATCTTCGACGCGAAGGGGGCCACGTACGACTCCGAGATCTGGGGCGACGTCGAGCTCTTCATGCCCGTCTTCGACCGTCCCGTCTACCAGAGCCTCACGCTGCGCCTGGCCGATCCGTCCCATCTCACGCCGCTCAAGCGGCGGCTCGAGTCCGATCCGCGCATGAACGTCGAGGTCGAGCGCGAGGACCGGTTCTACGCCGAGCAGTCCGGCGTCCTCGCCGGCATGCTCCGCGCCCTCGGACTCTTCGTGACCTCGATCATGTCGCTCGGCGCGGTGTTCGGCGCGCTCAACACCATGTACGCGGCCGTGGGCGCCCGCACGAAAGAGGTCGGCACGCTGCTCGCGATCGGCTTCTCGCGCGGCGCGATCCTCACCTCGTTCCTGATCGAGTCCGTGCTCCTGGCGCTCCTGGGCGGGGCGATCGGAT is a window of Candidatus Eisenbacteria bacterium DNA encoding:
- a CDS encoding ABC transporter permease, which codes for VAERFENCSVGSRLKLAGREWTVVGIFDAKGATYDSEIWGDVELFMPVFDRPVYQSLTLRLADPSHLTPLKRRLESDPRMNVEVEREDRFYAEQSGVLAGMLRALGLFVTSIMSLGAVFGALNTMYAAVGARTKEVGTLLAIGFSRGAILTSFLIESVLLALLGGAIGCLLALPVQSFTTGTMSFATFSELAFRFQVTPMMLLAGLLFAALMGLVGGFFPARKAATMPIVDSLREA